Within Flavobacterium pisciphilum, the genomic segment TAGGAATTGATATATAAAGCCTTATTTTTGCAAAAAAATAAATCCCTATATTTTATGAAAAAGATTATTACACTTGCGTTTTTATTAGTATTTGGTTTAACTCAAGCGCAACAAGCATTCAGTGGAAAAGGTGACACTAAGGTTAACATCGGTGCAAACATTCAAGATGGTGGTACTGGTATTCAAGCATCTATCGATTTTGGACTTGGAGAAAATTTCTCTGTTGGAGTTGTAAGTAGCTATTTATTAGGAATAAATGAATATAATGGTTTCTATGGTTCAACACAATATTATGGTGCTAAACCTGAATTTAAAGATCGTTTTGATGCAAAAGTTAGAATGAATGCAAACTTAGGAAGCGTAATAAATGTTGACAAGAAATTAGACGTTTACCCAGGATTAAGCCTTGGATTAAGAAATTTTGGTGGTCACGTAGGTGGTCGTTATTTCTTCACAGAAGGATTTGGAGTATTCACTGAACTTGGATTCCCAATTGCAAAATACGGTAACAACGATAAAATGTTTGACCATTTAAACAATCAAGTTACTTTTAGCTTAGGAGCTTCATTCAATTTATAGAAATATAAAAAACACGTACAAGCTATACAAAAGGGCATTTGAAATATTCAAATGCCCTTTTTTTATAAAACCATTCCTTTAAAGACAAAAGAAAGGCTTCCATATTTAGGAAGCCTTTCTTTATAATAGCCAATTAGTTATCTTTTTCTATTCCTGAATTCTTCTTTCTCTGCCAATGTTCCAAATTCTTTCACAAAGTTTTTGATAGTATTGAGATTGAACATAACAAAGAATAACATCCCAAGAAAAATTACTATCCAACTGTAAATAATCTTTACACCCGAA encodes:
- a CDS encoding DUF6646 family protein — protein: MKKIITLAFLLVFGLTQAQQAFSGKGDTKVNIGANIQDGGTGIQASIDFGLGENFSVGVVSSYLLGINEYNGFYGSTQYYGAKPEFKDRFDAKVRMNANLGSVINVDKKLDVYPGLSLGLRNFGGHVGGRYFFTEGFGVFTELGFPIAKYGNNDKMFDHLNNQVTFSLGASFNL